The nucleotide window ATCCAGTCGCGCAGGTCCTTCTTCTTGAGGAACTTCTTGGTGAGGTACTTGAAGTACTTCTTGCGGTACGCCAtcgtggtggtgatggttAGCACGTTGTCGTTCATCGACAGGCGGACCTTGTCAGACAGCTTGCCCTTGCGGCCGTTCAGCTTCGTGTTGTCGTGGAAGAACTGCTCGAAGTTGCCAAGCACATCCTCGCTGAAGATGCCGTCGGCGGCCGGAATGCTGCAGTCGATCTTGAACACTTTTTTGCCCTTGACCAGCTGCTTCTGGCGGACGTAGCTGCGGGAGCCAACCTTCGCGCGAATGGCAACCATCTTTGCaaaagaagaggcggagacgATGTGTCTGCGGAAACGTGAAAGAGCACACGCTGCTGGTCGGCGAGATGAGCAGCACGGATtggcagcggagagagaaagagatggagaagagggagagagaggtagtggggggggggggaagtacACTGCAGGAATCAGCAGGCGAATGGAACTgtgcggagaggagagaagtcTAACACCAGGCACACGAATAGTGGAGCGCAACATGCCCTCCCTGCCCACCAAAGCTTCGTGGGGAGCGGAAGAGACGAATACCCCACCACTGTATGCGCGTGGATATCTTCGAGGTGCGCTTTCGTTAAAACAGTCCTGCAGtcaccgcccctccccctctctccacacacacccacacgttCACAGACGTGTGATGCGATGCATTCAGCTGTTTCGTGGTACTCGTCTGCATCATCAactccttttctctgttgAAAATTGAGCTGCGGTAGGAGCGTGCTTTTACGGGACTTGAGCTCCACCACAATGGTGTAGCAGCCCTTTCCTTCCGTCGTTCATCTCCTTTGCATGTGCGTCTGCTTTACGCGCGTGCTCGAAACACTACCCGGACAACGGCCCACCAACACATCCCCCGTGTCACTTCCATACCAACGAAGACAGACGCAGACGAGCGCACATGCCGACGGACTTCACTGCTTTCTAATTGAAGTACGTTGGGTGGGATAGAGGCTGCACGAAGTCAGCCACTACAGTCAGCAGCCTCGCCTTACTGCATCGCTCACGTgtctgctgtgtgtgcgtgtgtgcgtacgccCTCTGTTTCAGTTAATGGTGATTCTTGTGTCCTGCTTCACTTTAGAAATAATCAAACATGAAGAGAGGCAACACTACCACTACACGTAAGAGAGAGCCTCCTTTTCGCTCCAACGTGTCCACTCACTGCCATTCAACATGATTTCACCTACACTCGACCCCCGGCTTGTCACAGGCACACTGCATGGTGCCAAGCAGCGGTGGACACACGatacagcaatgcgccgactcagccaCTGAAACGTGGTCTCTACCTCAAACTCCAGTCAATCCTCGCACCGCTGGTCGCCTCTCAGCCGCTTCCACTGTgtcggtcgccacctggtgcattCCTCGGAGTCCCTCAggcttccccacaccagtgggcagtgagggcCGGGT belongs to Leishmania braziliensis MHOM/BR/75/M2904 complete genome, chromosome 36 and includes:
- a CDS encoding putative 60S ribosomal protein L22, coding for MVAIRAKVGSRSYVRQKQLVKGKKVFKIDCSIPAADGIFSEDVLGNFEQFFHDNTKLNGRKGKLSDKVRLSMNDNVLTITTTMAYRKKYFKYLTKKFLKKKDLRDWIRILATGKGTYQLKYFNIQDQEE